The Arthrobacter sp. OAP107 DNA segment CCGCAGGAATCGGTGAGCCTGGCCGTGGACACCGGCTTCATTGTGCACAACAACCGCACCTACCCCAACCTGGTCCGGCTGTTCGGCGAGCTGGGCGTGGAGACGCAGGATTCGGACATGACCATGAGCATCCGCTGCGACGGCTGCGGCCTGGAATATGCGGGGGCGAAAGGCGCTGCCGGTGTCCTTGCCAGGCCCGCCAACCTCGCCCGGCCGCGGTTCCTGCTGATGCTTGCCGAGATCCTGAGGTTCTGGCGGAAGGCGCGGGCGCTGCTGGCCAGCCCAGCCGACGGCGCAGCGGAGCACGGCGGACCGGAGGAAACGCTGGGCGAGTTCCTTGAACGCCAACAGTTCAGTGACTACTTCACCTCGCACTTCATGGCGCCGGTGGTCAGCGCTGTCTGGTCCTGCGACCCCACCACGGCCCTGGCCTATCCCGCCCGGTATCTGTTCACCTTCCTCGAACACCACGGCATGCTCGGCATCAAAGGCTCACCGCAGTGGAAGACGGTGAAGGGAGGGTCCCGGCGCTACGTTGAGCGTGTGGTCGACGGTCTCCAGGATGTCCGCCTCTCCAGTCCTGTCCTCGCCGTGCGCCGGATCCCCACCGGAGTGGAAATAACGACGGCGGCAGGAACAGAACACTTCGACGCGGCGGTCATCGCCGCCCACCCCCGCGAAGCACTCGCCATGCTGGCTGAACCTACCCCCGCGGAGGTCCAGGTCCTGGGGAACATCCCGTATTCCGTCAACCACATCAAGTTCCACCGTGATCCGGCGGTGCTGCCGTACAGCCGTGCCGCCCGTGCATCCTGGAACTATCGGCTGCCGACCTGTGCCGCCAGCTTCGGTCTTGTGCTGGTCAGCTACGACCTCACCCGGCTGCAGCGACTCACCCCCGACGACGGCGGCAGCTACATCGTGAGCCTCGGCGAATCGGACCTGATCGAACCGGACTCAGTGCTGCAGGACCTCGTCTACGAGCACCCGCAGTACACGCCCGAATCCGTGGCCGCCCAGGGGCGCCTGGGGGAGCTGGGCGACCACCGGCTGGCCTTCGCCGGTGCGTACCACGGCTGGGGTTTCCACGAGGACGGCGCCGCTTCCGGTGTCCGGGCCGCCGCCAAGCTGGGCCGCGGATGGGAGGATCCCTTCGCTGCGGAGCCGGACTTTCCCGGAACGGAGGCCGCAGCATCGGTTACCGGCCAGGCCGCGGAGCTGGTGCCATGACAGCGGCCATCTACCGGACCAGCATCCGCCATGTGCGGCAGGATCCGTTGAAGAACACCTTCACCTATCGCAGCTACAGCTGGTACGTGGACCTCGATGACCTGCCCAACCTGCCCTGGTGGCTGCGGCCCCTCGCCGGTTTCCATGCGAAGGACCATCTGGGCGATTCAACGTCGAGCATCCGCGAGAACGTAGACCGTTTCCTCGCCCTGAACGGCGAAGGGCACGACGGCGGCACGGTCACCATGCTGGCCAGTGCCAGGGTGCTGGGCCACGTCTTCAACCCGATCAGCCTCTTCTGGTGCCATGACGCCGATGGCAGGCTGCGCGCTGTCATCGCCGAGGTCCACAACACGTACGGCGAACGGCACTGCTACCTCCTGCACCCGGACGGGGCCGGCCGCGCCCGGACCGGCAAGGAATTTTTCGTGTCCCCATTCAACGACGTGGACGGCAGCTACCGGATGAGCCTGCCCGAACCGGCGGACAAACTTGCCGTGGCGGTGGTGCTGGAGCGCGCCGGGCGGAAGCCCTTCACCGCCACCATGACCGGCGACCGGCAGCCTGCCACAGCCCGCAGCATCCTGGCTGCGGCGGCAACAGTACCGCTCGCGCCGCTCCGCGTTGTCCTGCAGATCCGCTGGCAGGGGATCAAACTCTGGGCCCGCGGATTGCCCATCAACAACCGTCCTAACCACCGAGCACAGGAGGCAGTCTCGTGACTGTCACAGATCCGTCATACACAGATCCCGCTTTCAGGGACCCTTCACACCGGCGAACCATGCCAGGCGTGGCCTTCCGGGTGCCGCCGGCGCCGGCGGCCATCGATGCCGAGGTGTGGCCCGGCGTCGCCCGTCCGCCTGCCGGGATCAAAGCGCTGGTTGCCGGCAGGGCCGCCTCCTCACTGTTCCAGGCGGCGGTACGCCGCCTGCCGCTCCGGATTGAATACCCTGACGGGACGGTGCTGGGAACCGGCGACGGCGGCGCACCGGTGATGACCATGGTGCGTCCGGAGGACTTCGCGGTCCGGATCGGCGACAACGGGCTGATCGGGCTGGGGGAGTCCTTCATGGCGGGGGACTGGGAAGCATCAGACCTCGCCGGTGTCCTCGAGGTCTTTGCCTCCTCGGTGGACACACTCATCCCCGTGCCGCTGCAGAAACTCCGGAGCCTGTACCTGCCGCGGGCGCCGCGGAAGGAGCGAAACACCGAGCAGAACACCCGCGGCAACATCTCCCGGCATTATGACCTCTCCAACGAGCTGTTCGGCAACTTCCTCGACGCCACCATGAGTTACTCCTCGGCGCTGTTCCCCGCGTCGGCGGGCCGGCTGGCTGAGGTGGGCTGGGATGACCTGGCCGCGGCGCAGCTGGCGAAGATCGACAGGCTGCTGGACAAGGCCGGCGTGAGGGAGGGCACCCGCCTGCTGGAGATCGGCACCGGCTGGGGCGAACTGGCCCTGCGGGCGGCAGCACGCGGTGCCACCGTGTACACGGTTACGCTCTCCAGCGAGCAGCAGGCGCTCGCCGAGCGGCGGATCGAGGAAGCGGGCTTCTCCGGACAGGTCACAGTGGGACTGCAGGACTACCGGGCCGTCGAAGGCGAGTACGACGCCGTCGTGTCCGTGGAGATGATCGAAGCGGTGGGGTACGAATACTGGCCCGTCTACTTCCAGACCGTCGACCGGGTGCTGGCGCCCGGCGGCAAGGTGGCCATCCAGGCCATCACCATGCCGCACGGGCGGATGCTCGCCACCCGCAACGCCTACACCTGGGTGCACAAGTACATCTTCCCGGGCGGTTTCCTGCCGTCCGTGCGGGCGATCGAGAGTGTCACGGAGCAGCACACCACGCTCCGGGTGAGGGAGCGCCGTGGCCTGGGTGACCACTACGCCGCCACGCTGCGTCTGTGGGAGGAGCGGTTCCTGCTGCGTGCCGCGGAAGTGCGCGGGCTGGGGTTCGACGCGGTCTTCCAGCGGATGTGGCTGTTCTACCTGTGCTACTCGCGGGCCGGTTTCCAGTCCGGATACCTGGATGTTCAGCAGATCGTCCTGGACCGCCGGGAGGCGCAGCTGTAACCCGGCGTTTTCTTAATCACAGTGGGGGTCCCGAAGCATGCTTCGGGACCCCCACTGTTGTGTTCCGGGCCACCCAAACAGCGCCTTCAGGGGTGCCGCGACACGCCGTCTGCGGCGCGACACGCTGGCGTTTAAATGTGTCTAACTACTCCACAGGGTGTGGATTCCGTCCGCCAAAAACGCGGAAATCCGGACATTTTGAGGGCGCCGGCCTGTGGATTAAAGGTGCATTAAATGACATACTTGTAATACATCATCTTGGGGTCCCATTCGGGGCCGCGCACTACATGTAGTATCGACATACAGATTGAGCGGGAGACCGGCGCAGCCAGTACTGGACGGTAAGGTCCGGGCAGAGTCCACCGCTACGATGCCAGAGATTTCACGACAGAGATTTAAAGACAGAGACACCAGCAAGGTCTCAGAAGAGCAGCAGCAGTGACTTCAACAAAGGGGACAGGAACCATGACCGTTACGGTTTACACCAAGCCGGCCTGCGTACAGTGCAACGCCACCTACCGTGCGCTGGACAAGAAGGGCATTGCCTACCAGAGCGTGGACATCTCCCAGGACGCGGACGCCCTTGAGCGCCTGAAGTCGCTCGGTTACATGCAGGCGCCGGTCGTCGTCACGGACCAGGACCACTGGTCCGGTTTCCGTCCGGACAAGATCGAAGAGCTGGCGCTGAGCGCGTCCGCTTCCGTGGCCTAGGGCTGCACCACCGCCGTTTCCGGCAAAGAATTCCCAAGTAGATGAGGTGACTCGCATGGCCGCGCCGGCACTTGCCGATGCGCCGGCCGCAGCCCGCGCTGCGGACACGACGCCCGTCAGTCAGACACCGCCCGTGAACCAGACCCGCAGCCGCCTCATCTACTTCTCCTCGGCCTCCGAAAACACCAGGCGCTTCATCGAGAAGCTTGGTGCGGACGCCGCCAGGATCCCCCTGCATGCCAAGGATGAACCCCTCGTAGCCTGTGAGCCGTTCGTGCTCGTGGTCCCCACCTACGGCGGGACAGGCGGCGAGGGTTCAGTGCCGAAACAGGTCATCAGGTTCCTGAACAACCCGGAAAACCGGCGCCTGCTCCGGGGCGTCATCGGCGCCGGAAACACGAATTTCGGGGACAACTACTGCATGGCGGGCGACATCATCGCCGCCAAGTGCAAAGTCCCCCACCTATACAGGTTCGAACTCATGGGTACGCCGGAAGACGTCTCCCGTGTACAAAAAGGATTGGAAGAGTTTTGGACACGACTGTCGCAGACACAGAAGTAACCAGGCCCGAAGGAAAGGACGCGTCCATGGACACGGCTGTTGAAAAGCAGGAGAAGCCGGCGCTCCCCGCTGCCTACAAGGGCCTGGGCTACCACGAGCTGAACGCGATGCTGAACCTCTACGGTCCAAACGGTGAGATCCAGTTCGAGGCTGACCGCGAGGCGGCCCATCAGTACTTCCTGCAGCACGTGAACAACAACACGGTCTTCTTCCATGACCTCGAGGAGAAGCTCGACTACCTGGTAAAAAACCAGTACTACGAGCGTGAAACCCTCGACCAGTACACGATGAACTTCATCCGTGACCTGTTCAACCGCGCCTACAAGAAGAAGTTCCGCTTCGAGACCTTCCTGGGCGCCTTCAAGTTCTACACGTCCTACACGCTGAAGACGTTCGACGGCAAGCGCTTCCTCGAGCGCTACGAGGACCGCGTGTGCATGGTGGCCCTGCACCTGGCCCGCGGCAACGAGCAGCTGGCCACCCAGATGGTCGACGAGATCATCGAGGGCCGGTTCCAGCCTGCCACCCCGACGTTCCTGAATGCCGGCAAAAAGCAGCGCGGCGAGCTGGTCTCCTGCTTCCTGCTCCGCATCGAGGACAACATGGAGTCGATCGGCCGCTCGATCAACTCCGCCCTGCAGCTGTCCAAGCGCGGCGGCGGTGTGGCGTTCGCCCTGACCAACATCCGCGAGGTCGGCGCTCCGATCAAGCAGATCGAGAACCAGTCCTCCGGCGTTATCCCCGTGATGAAGCTCCTCGAAGACAGCTTCTCCTACGCCAACCAGCTGGGTGCCCGACAGGGCGCCGGTGCCGTGTACCTGCACGCCCACCACCCCGACATCTACCGGTTCCTGGACACCAAGCGGGAGAACGCGGACGAGAAGATCCGCATCAAGACCCTTTCACTCGGCGTCGTCATCCCGGACATCACCTTCGAGCTGGCCAAGAAGGACGAGGACATGTACCTGTTCTCGCCGTACGACGTCGAGCGCGTCTACAGGATGCCGTTCTCCGACGTCTCGGTCACTGAGAAGTACTACGAGATGGTGGACGATTCCCGGATCAAGAAAACCAAGATCAAGGCGCGCGAGTTCTTCCAGACCCTCGCCGAGATCCAGTTCGAATCCGGCTACCCCTACATCATGTTCGAGGACACCGTTAACCGGGAAAACCCGATTGACGGCAAGATCATCATGTCCAACCTGTGCTCGGAGATCCTCCAGGTTTCCCAGCCCACGACGTACCACGATGACCTGTCCTACGACGAGACCGGCAAGGACATCTCCTGCAACCTGGGCTCGCTGAACATCGCGAAGACCATGGACTCGCCGGACTTCGGCCTGACCATCGAGACGGCCATCCGCTCGCTCTCGGCTGTCTCGGACATGTCCAACATCACCTCGGTGCCGTCCATCGCCCGCGGCAACGACCAGTCGCACGCCATCGGCCTGGGCCAGATGAACCTGCACGGCTACCTGGCGCGCGAGCGGGTCCACTACGGCTCAGAAGAGGGCCTGGACTTCACCAACATCTACTTCTACTCCGTGGTGTTCCACGCGGTCCGCGCGTCGAACCTGCTCTCCATCGAGACCGGCCAGACGTTCGGCGGCTTCGAGAAGTCCAAGTACGCCTCAGGCGAGTTCTTCGACAAGTACATCGAGCAGGAATGGGTCCCGCAGACCGAGAAGGTCAGGGAGCTCTTCAAGGACGTGCACATTCCCACCCAGGAGGACTGGCGCGAGCTGAAGGCCTCCGTCATGGAGCACGGCATCTACAACCAGAACCTGCAGGCGGTGCCGCCGACCGGCTCGATCTCGTACATCAACAACTCCACCTCCTCGATCCACCCGGTGGCGTCCAAGATTGAGATCCGCAAGGAAGGCAAGATCGGCCGCGTCTACTACCCGGCGCCGTACCTGACGAACGACAACCTGGAGTACTACCAGGACGCGTACGAGATCGGCTATGAGAAGATCATCGACACCTACGCCGCTGCTACCCAGCACGTGGACCAGGGTCTGTCGCTGACGCTGTTCTTCAAGGACACCGCCACCACCCGCGACATCAACAAGGCCCAGATCTACGCCTGGCGCAAGGGCATCAAGACCATCTACTACATCCGTCTGCGCCAGCTCGCGCTGGAAGGAACGGAAGTGGAGGGTTGCGTTTCCTGCATGCTCTGACCGCCGGTCGAGCCTGACGAGACCAAGGCCACGCACGACGGCGGGTGCCCGCCCGCCGTCGTACGCTTTAAGTAAGAACCCACCCAACTTTTTAGGGGATGACATGACCGAGAAGGTCAAGCTGCTGAGCCACGTCGAGGCCATCAACTGGAACCGCATCCAGGACGACAAGGACGTCGAGGTCTGGAACCGCCTCGTCAACAACTTCTGGCTGCCCGAGAAGGTGCCGCTGTCCAACGATGTCCAGTCGTGGAACACACTGACCCCGGCTGAACAGCAGCTGACCATGCGCGTGTTTACCGGCCTGACCCTGCTGGACACCATCCAGGGAACCGTCGGCGCCGTTTCGCTGATCCCGGATGCGATCACCCCGCACGAAGAGGCCGTGTACACCAACATCGCCTTCATGGAGGCCGTGCACGCCAAGAGCTACTCCTCGATCTTCTCCACCCTGTGCTCCACCAAGGAGATCGACGACGCCTTCCGCTGGTCCACCGAGAACGAGAACCTTCAGAAGAAGGCCCAGATCGTCATGGACTACTACCAGGGCGACGATCCCCTGAAGCGCAAGGTGGCTTCCACGCTGCTGGAGAGCTTCCTTTTCTACTCCGGCTTCTACCTGCCGATGTACTGGTCCTCGCGTGCCAAGCTGACGAACACGGCCGACCTGATCCGCCTGATCATCCGCGACGAGGCCGTGCACGGCTACTACATCGGCTACAAGTTCCAGCGCGGGCTGGAGACCGTCTCCGAGGCCCGCCGGCAGGAAATCAAGGATTACACCTTCGAGCTGCTCTTCGAGCTGTACGAGAACGAAGTCCAGTACACGCACGACCTCTACGACGGCGTCGGCCTGGCAGAGGACGTCAAGAAGTTCCTGCACTACAACGCCAACAAGGCGCTGATGAACCTGGGCTACGAGGCCATGTTCCCGGCCTCCGTCACCGACGTGAACCCGGCCATCCTCTCGGCCCTGTCGCCGAACGCCGACGAGAACCACGACTTCTTCTCGGGCTCGGGTTCGTCCTACGTCATCGGCAAGGCCGTCAACACCGAGGATGAGGACTGGGACTTCTAGTTCTTCTTCTCTACTGTGGCATGAGCCGCTGCGGCCCCCGCTTCCCGAACAACAGGGCAGCGGGGGCCGCAATTTTTATCCGCTGACTACTCCAGTCCGCGCCGTCCAGACCAGCCGGCCGCTGCGGAAATCCGATTGCCGGCCACCGGGCACCGCATACTCGTCGCTGACGGGATAGCCGAGCCGGCCCTTCTCCCAGCCCAGTGATGCCCACCTGGCCCGGATGGCACCGTGCACCTCATGCCCGCCTGTCTTCGGCGACCAGTAGATCGAGGCCCCGCCCGAACCGGAGAAGTGGTTGTACCGGCCGACTTTGTCGAGGGTGCCCATCTCGTCGGTCAGCGGATAGCCAAGTTTGCCCTTCTCCCAGCCCAGGGACGCCCACTTGGCCCGGATCGCCCCGCGCACCTCATGGGCACCTGTCTTGGGTGACCAGTAGATCGAGGCCCCGCCGGAACCGGAGAAGTGGGTGTACCGGCCGACCCGGTCCGGCGTGATCTTCTGGTCGGTGGTTGGGTAACCGAGCGGGCCCTTCTCCGAGCCCAGGGACACCCATTTGGTGCGGATCGCGCCGTGGATCTCATGGGCGCCTGTCGTGGGCGACCAGAAGATCGACGCTCCGCCGGAACCGGAGAAGTGGCTGTACTGCCCCGCCCCGTCTACAGCTGCCGTCTGGTCGGTGGTTGGGTAGCCGAGCAGGCCCTTCTCCCAGCCCAGGGATGCCCACTTGGCCCGGATCTCGCCGTGCACCTCATGGGCACCGGTCGAGGGTGACCAGAAGATCGATGCCCCGCCCGAACCCGAGAAGTGGGTGTACCGGCCGATCCGGTCCGGCGTGATGTTCTCATCGGTGGTTGGGTAGCCGAGCACGCCTTTCTCGGAGCCCAGGGACGCCCATTTCGTGCGGATCGCGCCGTGGATCTCATGGGCGCCGGTAGTGGGCGACCAGTAGATCGACGCTCCGCCCGAACCCGAGAAGTCGCTGTACTGCCCCGCCCCGTCCGCAGTGGCCGCCTGGTCCGCGATTGGGTACCCGAGCAGGCCCTTCTCCCAGCCCAGCGACGCCCACTTGGCGCGGATGTCACCGTGCAGCTCGTGCGCGCCGGTCTTCGGCGACCAGTAGATCGAAGCCCCGCCCGAACCGGTGAAGTGGCTGTAGCGCCCCACCCCATCCGGCGTGGCCTTTACGTCGGTGGTCGGGAACCCAAGGCTGCCCGCGGCGCCGCCGGCAGCCTTGTAGCTCGTATAAATCGCGGCATGGACCTCATGCGCCCCTGTGGCCGGCGACCAGCAGATCACCCCGGTAACGAAGTCCTGGCACTTTCCGTCCGCAACGGCGTACTCTCCGCTGAGCGCCCGCCCGAGTGAGGACGACGGGCGGCCGGCGCCGATCTGTTGTGCCTTGACGGCGATCGGGTCGTCGGTGCCGATGCCGGTGAGCATCACCTTCAGCTCGCCTTGGCTGTCGTCCGTGGTGATCAGGTAGAAGGTGTCCTGTGTGCCGGCCTGTCCCAGGGCCGCCGGCGTGAAGGTCACGCTCTGGAAGGCGGACTCATCAGGGGGGATGGTGATGCCCTCGGAGATGGGGGTGGCTGTGGAGAAGGCGCCCTGCGGCGCCTTCGCCTTGGTGACCGTCATCGGGATATTGCCGGTGTTGGAGATGGTGAAGTCAGCGGTGGCCGATGTTCCAACGGGGACGTCCCCGAAGTCCAGCGAGGCCGGCATTTCCAGGTGTGCCGCTCCGGACACCGCGGTCGCGGTCAGCGGCACGGTCACGGAGCCGCGGTCGCTGGTGACCACCAGCGAGTCGGTGACCGGGTCCGCCGTCGTCGGGCTGAAAGTCACAGACACGGGTACCGAGGCGAGGGGCTGGATCTGCTGGCCCACCACGGGCAGCATGGCGGCGTCGGCGCTAAGCGCCGCGTTGGCTGGCAGGGTGACGCCGGTGATTTCGACGGCGGTTGTCCCGGTGTTGACGATGTTGACTGTCTGCCGGTTGCTTGCCAGGGTCGGCACGTCGGTGAACTGGAGCGCGGCCGGTGTGGCGCCCAGGCCAACCTTTGTGCCGACGGCGTGGATGCCGAGGAGGACGGTCTCGCCGTCATTCGTCGTGACGGTCAGCATCCCGTCAGCCTGTCCGGGAGCTGCGGGGGAGAAGGTCACCGGGACGGTAAGGCTGCCGCCATCGGGCAAAGTCGCGGGCAGGCCGGCCGGAGTTCCGATCCCAAAGGGTGCTCCGGTTGTGACGGAGCTTACCGTCACGTCCCTGGTGGCGGTGATCGTGACGCTGCCGGTTTGGGTGGCGCCCACTTCGGCCGTGCCCAGGTCGGTGTCCGTGGCGCCCACGGCCGCAGTTGTTGGGGCGCCGAAGCCTTGCACATGGCCGTCGCGGGTGCCGACGTAGACCCGGCCGTTGTCAGCGGCCACGGAGGAGAACTTGGCGGCTGTGCCGATCGGGGCGCTGAACACCTGTTGGAGGGATCCGGTGCTGTCCGGGAGGGCGCGGTAGGCGCGCAGTTCCGCGTTGGTCCCGGGCCCTCCGGTGGAGTAGACCGCCCAGACAAGGGCGGTGGATCCGTCCGTGCCTGATGAGGTCACCGCTGGCGCGCCGGACGTGTACCCGAAAGTCCCCGTGGAGGTTCCGACGGAGGCGAGCCTGATCCCGCCCGTGCTGGTCGGCACCAGCTTGAACGCGCGCAGATAGCCTCTGTTTTCGACGGTGTAGAGATACCCGCCATCACTCGTCCCGAGGAACGCAGGCCGTCCCCAGACGCCGTTGTACGGTCCGGCGGAGTCGAGGACCGCATCGGTTCCGGCCGGCCCCTGCCCCATGCCGCCCAGGTTGTCCCGGTCCAGCAGGTAGACGTGGCCGTCCTTGCCGACCTGGACCAGCAGGTGCGGGTGCTCTGCCGTGCCATATCCATCAGGAATGGCAACCGGGGCCCCGGAGCCCAGATCGGTGTCGTTCTGGTCCAGCTTGAGGTTGTTGGCGGGGCTGAAGAAGTCGGTGGGGCTCAGGTTGCCGTCAGCTCCCACCTGGACCCTGACCACCGATTCAGCCAAGGTGCCGGGAGGGGTCTTGCCTGGGCCGGCCTGCGGGGAGATGCCGTTCCCCGTTGCGAACAGGATCTGGCCGGGACCGTCGGATACCAGTCCTCCGCCGGACTGCCAGATCCCGCCTTCGGCGTTGGCATTGCCTGACTCGGTGGCCCACATCGTCGTTTGATGTCCGCTGGTGGACACGCCGATGACGTAGCCGACGAAGGGAGTGTAGTCGCAGTGGCTGGCGAAGCCCGCGTACACCACCCCGTCCATGAGCAGCAGTCCGGGCCGCTGCATGGCGGTCATGGCGTTGAAGGGGCGGGTCGGATCATTGGTGGGGGCACCGCTGATGAGGACTGGGAACCCTGGCCGTTCCGTCCCCGTCGCCTGGTCGAGGGAGTGCATGTACCAGTGCGGGAGTTGCGGGGTCGCTCCGTCGTTCGTCTTGGCCAGCAGGAAGACGCTGTTTGTAGCCGGGTCGAAGACCGGCGTGGAAGTGATTCCGATGTTGGGCGTGAGGTCACCGCAGCTCACGGTCGACGCCGGCCAGGCCGGCCCGAGGGAACGCTGCCACTTCGTCTCTCCTGTGGCGCTGTCCAGCCCGTAAACGGCGTTGTTTTCCGTCGCGGCAATTACGGTGCCGCCCACCACGAGGGGCTGGGCATAGACCTGTCCGTTCACCGCCGTCGAGAACAGCTTGCCGAAGTTCGAGGACGAGACAGACGACGGCGAGAGGATGCTTTCGGTGTTATTCCACCCGGTCCGCAGCGTATCGCGGCCAATCGTGCCGACGTCCGCGGCGGCGACTCCGCTCACGGACAGTCCGGCCGCTGCAAGGACTGCCGACAGAACGGCACTCCATGCGCTTCGGCGTTGCAGGCGCCAGGAGCGCCGGGTGGACAGCTTTGCGGCCGAGGCGCGAGTCAACGCCCCAGTTCCTCGTTGACGGAGCATGTTTGAGACCTGCTTCAGACCGTGGTTGGACTAGGCGCCGTGTCCGCTGCAGTTGGAGATTGCATCGGGCCCGGTGTGTCCTGAACGGGGCCTCCCAAACCTTTACCTTCAGGACGATCCCACTGTCTGTGCCGGGGCCTAGGAAAAAGTCGGAGGCCCACCCCAAAATGAGGGGGGCGGGGTCACGGGCTAGGCTTTAAGCCATGAAGCCCAAGGCAATCCTCGTCACGGCTTTTCTCATGGTCGCGGTTGTCGTTGCGATCATCATTGCCTGGATTATTTGGCGCCCTGACGTCACGGCCGTGTAGACGGCCCTGCGATCTCAGAAGCCAGGCGGCAGAAGACCCGTGGACATTCGTGCGGCTGCCTCCAGCTACCGCGGCCTCTACCAGGGCCGGAACCGGAGCCCGGCGCGGGAAGCCTAGTGGTCGGAAGCACGCCCGCGGGTGCAGCGCGCCGTGTGGCACGCCGCGCTAATGCTAAGTACCGTCGTCGTAAGAACCAACAGAACCAACGCGAAATCAGTCGGGGGCAGCATGAGCAAGACAGGGGCAGCATGAGCAAGAACGGCCGGAACCGGAATAAGCGCAAGGGTCCCGCCCGTAAGGGGAGTCCAGCCGCACGCGGCTCTTCGCCCGCTTCCCTGAGCTCTTTCCGGGCCGGGCGGGCCGTCGACTCGCTTGCGCCGGCATTTGTCCGGTGGTTCGACGACGGCGCTCCCGGCGCTGCTGCCGCCGCCCTGGACTGCCTGGCAGCCATAGAAAGCGTCATGGGCCGGTACATGGACCGTGTGGCCGCTGCTGACCTGACAGGCCTTGATCCTGTGATCCTGGCCGAGGCTCTGGCAGCTGATCTCGCCTCGCCGGCGGGAGACGAAGACGACGACCGTGGTGAGTTTGTCGTCGCCGCTGTGCACGGATTTGTCGACTTTCTAGCTGACACTGACCGGTGGTCAGGTTCAGCCGAACAGCTCGCCGACGTCGCTGAACTTCTCAACGCCCTTATGGGGGAGACAAATGAGTGGGCCCTCGTCGACGTGCCAGTCATCTCCGACGAGGACGCCCTGAAAGTCTTTTCAAAGCTCCCGTTGATCCGGCGGACCACTGCGCTGCTTCAGTGGATGGGCGACGCAAAGCCGGTGACCGCAACCGGTGCGCTGCGGACGAAGGATATCGAAAACGCGGCGGCGTGCTTCGGGCTGGAAGTCAGGGGCGGCCCCAAACAGGCCGGCGGCCCGGAGGCCGGGGACGGCGGTTCCGAAAAGCCCGTGCCGACAGTCCGCAGCATGTATGAGGTGCAGCTGCTGGCGCAGGTGTGGGAGGCGCTGGCCCGCACCGACCTGATCAAGATCGGGCCAACGAAGGCGGAGCCGACCGAGGCCACCGCCGTTTTCCAGGCCGGCAGTACCCCGGACCGGCTGGAAGAACTTGCGTTCTTCGTCGAACAGTTCCTCTCGGCCTCAGTGCTTGGCTATGACGCTGAACAGCCCTGGGAAGTCCTCGTTGCCGCAACGGTGGCCTCGATGCTGCTGGCGGCGGCCTCGGAGGATCCTCCGCGGACCGGCACCATCCTGGACCCGCGGAAGGGCGCGTCGGCAGAGGAGAGGGCCACAGTCGAAAGCCTGAAGGCCGCGGCCATGCACCAACTCGAGGCCCTTGCGGAGCAGGGGATCCTGTCGATCGACACCCATTTCCGGGTACCGCCTGCCCTGGTCCGGTGCATTGCAACCACCTATGAGGACGC contains these protein-coding regions:
- the nrdE gene encoding class 1b ribonucleoside-diphosphate reductase subunit alpha, whose product is MDTAVEKQEKPALPAAYKGLGYHELNAMLNLYGPNGEIQFEADREAAHQYFLQHVNNNTVFFHDLEEKLDYLVKNQYYERETLDQYTMNFIRDLFNRAYKKKFRFETFLGAFKFYTSYTLKTFDGKRFLERYEDRVCMVALHLARGNEQLATQMVDEIIEGRFQPATPTFLNAGKKQRGELVSCFLLRIEDNMESIGRSINSALQLSKRGGGVAFALTNIREVGAPIKQIENQSSGVIPVMKLLEDSFSYANQLGARQGAGAVYLHAHHPDIYRFLDTKRENADEKIRIKTLSLGVVIPDITFELAKKDEDMYLFSPYDVERVYRMPFSDVSVTEKYYEMVDDSRIKKTKIKAREFFQTLAEIQFESGYPYIMFEDTVNRENPIDGKIIMSNLCSEILQVSQPTTYHDDLSYDETGKDISCNLGSLNIAKTMDSPDFGLTIETAIRSLSAVSDMSNITSVPSIARGNDQSHAIGLGQMNLHGYLARERVHYGSEEGLDFTNIYFYSVVFHAVRASNLLSIETGQTFGGFEKSKYASGEFFDKYIEQEWVPQTEKVRELFKDVHIPTQEDWRELKASVMEHGIYNQNLQAVPPTGSISYINNSTSSIHPVASKIEIRKEGKIGRVYYPAPYLTNDNLEYYQDAYEIGYEKIIDTYAAATQHVDQGLSLTLFFKDTATTRDINKAQIYAWRKGIKTIYYIRLRQLALEGTEVEGCVSCML
- a CDS encoding FAD-dependent oxidoreductase, which encodes MSPSAARTGDERRHVAVVGSGVAGLTAAYILSRRDHVTLFEAEARPGGHAHTHDVPQESVSLAVDTGFIVHNNRTYPNLVRLFGELGVETQDSDMTMSIRCDGCGLEYAGAKGAAGVLARPANLARPRFLLMLAEILRFWRKARALLASPADGAAEHGGPEETLGEFLERQQFSDYFTSHFMAPVVSAVWSCDPTTALAYPARYLFTFLEHHGMLGIKGSPQWKTVKGGSRRYVERVVDGLQDVRLSSPVLAVRRIPTGVEITTAAGTEHFDAAVIAAHPREALAMLAEPTPAEVQVLGNIPYSVNHIKFHRDPAVLPYSRAARASWNYRLPTCAASFGLVLVSYDLTRLQRLTPDDGGSYIVSLGESDLIEPDSVLQDLVYEHPQYTPESVAAQGRLGELGDHRLAFAGAYHGWGFHEDGAASGVRAAAKLGRGWEDPFAAEPDFPGTEAAASVTGQAAELVP
- the nrdI gene encoding class Ib ribonucleoside-diphosphate reductase assembly flavoprotein NrdI — translated: MAAPALADAPAAARAADTTPVSQTPPVNQTRSRLIYFSSASENTRRFIEKLGADAARIPLHAKDEPLVACEPFVLVVPTYGGTGGEGSVPKQVIRFLNNPENRRLLRGVIGAGNTNFGDNYCMAGDIIAAKCKVPHLYRFELMGTPEDVSRVQKGLEEFWTRLSQTQK
- a CDS encoding DUF1365 domain-containing protein, which produces MTAAIYRTSIRHVRQDPLKNTFTYRSYSWYVDLDDLPNLPWWLRPLAGFHAKDHLGDSTSSIRENVDRFLALNGEGHDGGTVTMLASARVLGHVFNPISLFWCHDADGRLRAVIAEVHNTYGERHCYLLHPDGAGRARTGKEFFVSPFNDVDGSYRMSLPEPADKLAVAVVLERAGRKPFTATMTGDRQPATARSILAAAATVPLAPLRVVLQIRWQGIKLWARGLPINNRPNHRAQEAVS
- the nrdH gene encoding glutaredoxin-like protein NrdH, yielding MTVTVYTKPACVQCNATYRALDKKGIAYQSVDISQDADALERLKSLGYMQAPVVVTDQDHWSGFRPDKIEELALSASASVA
- a CDS encoding cyclopropane-fatty-acyl-phospholipid synthase family protein encodes the protein MPGVAFRVPPAPAAIDAEVWPGVARPPAGIKALVAGRAASSLFQAAVRRLPLRIEYPDGTVLGTGDGGAPVMTMVRPEDFAVRIGDNGLIGLGESFMAGDWEASDLAGVLEVFASSVDTLIPVPLQKLRSLYLPRAPRKERNTEQNTRGNISRHYDLSNELFGNFLDATMSYSSALFPASAGRLAEVGWDDLAAAQLAKIDRLLDKAGVREGTRLLEIGTGWGELALRAAARGATVYTVTLSSEQQALAERRIEEAGFSGQVTVGLQDYRAVEGEYDAVVSVEMIEAVGYEYWPVYFQTVDRVLAPGGKVAIQAITMPHGRMLATRNAYTWVHKYIFPGGFLPSVRAIESVTEQHTTLRVRERRGLGDHYAATLRLWEERFLLRAAEVRGLGFDAVFQRMWLFYLCYSRAGFQSGYLDVQQIVLDRREAQL